In Alphaproteobacteria bacterium, the sequence TCTGCTGGCTATCTTTAATATTTCTTCCATTTTACCTTCTCTCAGCCCCTCTTCTCTTGCTTTTTTAACGATCATAGCCGTGTGTTGAGAGTATCGGCTGTATTCTTGATCGTTATATTGCCTCATAATGTCTGGAGGGAATTTGTCCATCCGAAGTCTCTCATAAGCCTCACGAATAACCGGAGATTTTACTTTATCCACATCATTCCATGTTTTATAATGAGCCGCACGAAAAAGCTCAACCCACTCACGCATTTTAGGGTCTGCTACAGGTCCTTTACTTAAAACAGAACACTGAATTAACTCAATACCATCAATTTTGTCCTCAGGATTTAAGACATCAACAAACTTATAATGTTTAATTACTTCTTTTGGTCTAACTACCCAACGCTGCATATCACTCTTTCCACCTCCAAGAATACTAATCGCAATAACCTTTTGGAGTTGTCCCCAATTGTCACCTGAACGGAGTTGACGATCAAAATAGAGCGCGGCATAAGCAAGAGCACGTCGGTCCAAGAAATCTTGAGGAACGACTTGAACTGCAACAATCGCATGATGTCCATCAGAGAGGCGGCAAGTTAGATCCATTTGAGCTGCTTTTAAAGGACGTGGAAACGCATCTCTTAAATC encodes:
- a CDS encoding Rpn family recombination-promoting nuclease/putative transposase, which gives rise to MKYSKYLFVSFLLILVFMVYSLEASSNPLRGFEPFFKETLGLLRHCTHRATFTIAKPGRLLHSTTGQLKEVDDKETDQIFGIPTYDSAFRYMLTSDDVRLDFVQTFAKNLDIISTETLNHNLSPIKEFTELRDILNTKKTASLMHRISKGELYIAETNSTQKQNGDTQILSEFAHHFNDLRDAFPRPLKAAQMDLTCRLSDGHHAIVAVQVVPQDFLDRRALAYAALYFDRQLRSGDNWGQLQKVIAISILGGGKSDMQRWVVRPKEVIKHYKFVDVLNPEDKIDGIELIQCSVLSKGPVADPKMREWVELFRAAHYKTWNDVDKVKSPVIREAYERLRMDKFPPDIMRQYNDQEYSRYSQHTAMIVKKAREEGLREGKMEEILKIASRMKNKRISLEEIMKMTGLRESDISKL